The nucleotide window CATCTCAAATAGAACCACGTTCTATTGATAACGcttggctacgcagacgctcgttaATGCACGCGAGCGGTGTGGGTGAagtgattgaataacatgtaaaATATTTTTGCAACGCTCGCTCACGCAACGTGGCCGGTGAGGTTTGCATGTTACCCGGTCGTACAATATCATACGTTTCGGAGGACTTAAAGTATCATACGTCTTGCTATGAGGCCAGGCTGCTTGTTAAGTTAgcattaacatagcaggttataGGATAACTAAAGTAGCATTTAAGGAGAACTAACATAGCCAgttaggtacagtgccttcagaaagtattcacatcccttgactttttccacgttttgttgtgttactgattaattaaattgagattttgtgccactgatatacacacaataccccacaatgtcacAGTGGAtgacacacatacaattatctgtaaggtccctcagttgagtagtgaatttcaagcacagattcaaccacaaagatcagtgaggttttccaatgcctcgcaaagaagggcaccttctttggataaaaataaacattgaagacactgaatatctctttaataagcatggtgaagttattaattattattttgatggtgtatcaatacacccagtcactacaaagatacaggcatacttcctaactctgttgccggagaggaaggaaaccgctgagCGATTTCtccatgagaccaatggtgattttaaaacagttacagagtttaatggttgtgattgGATAaaaactccacaatactaacctaaatgacagagtgaaaagaaggaagtctgtacagaatattCATCCTGTTTgcgataaggcactaaagtaaagaaatgtggcaaatacatttattttttgtcctgaatacaaagcattatgtttggggcaactcCAACACATCCCTGAGgatcactcttcatattttcaagcacgatgcgggctgcatcatgttatggatatgctcgtCATCGGCAAAGACTAGGGAGTAATTTTgcggggataaaaataaacagaatagagctgagcacaggcaaaatcctaaaggaaaacctggttcggtttgctttcctacagacactgggagacaaattcacctttcagcaggacaataacctaaaagtcaaggccaaatatacactggagttgcttaccaagattacattgaatgttcctgagtggcctagttatagtttgacttaaatcggcttgaaaatctatggcaagactacggtgaagcatggtggtggcagcatcatgctgtggggatgtttttcagcggcagggactgggagactagtcaggatcgagggaaagatgaatggagcaaagtacagagagatccttgatgaaaacctgctccagagcgctcaggacctcagactggggcgaaggttcaccttccaacaggacaacgaccctaaggacacagccaagaaaacgcaggagtggcttagggacaagtctctgaatgtccttgagtggcccagccagagcccggacttgaacccaattgaagATCTCTGGatagaccagaaaatagctgtgcagcaacgctccccatccaacctgacagagcttgagaggatctgcagagaagaatgggggaaactccccaaatacaggtgtgccaagcttgtagcttcatacccaagaagactcgaggctgtaatcgctgccaaaggtgcttcaataaagtatttgaatacttatgtaaatgtaatgtttcagtttatttttaataaatgtgcaaaaaaaacaagaaaattgtttttgctttgtcattatggggtattgtgtgtatatactgatgagggggggaaacaattAAGTCCATTTTATAATAacgctgtaacataacaaaatgtggaaaaagtcaaggggtctgaatactttctaaatgcactgtacatatctccctggaatattacataatttatgcagcagcatacaatacatttttggactcaccttgttgtgctgtgctcacttgaacaggaaggtgacacggcggtccttcttgtgggcaaatcttgtcatcaaactttgtcatcaaagtctggcattctctggatttatggtgctttcaagacaactgggaactctgacaaaaacaaggttgaatcatgacatcagcgattttcaggtcggagctctagaaagaggcctgagttcccaacttggaattccgagttggatgaccgttaaagacatattttcccagtctgagctaatttgtttcagagttcccagttgtcttgaactcactgaagtctgatatttcccagttccgagtttccagttgttttgaacgcggcagaagtcatgctggattgacagcatggccaatgtattcagcCTTTTCTGGtccatggtgttgcatgtgaatgtttatccttttaaacttggaaaagagacccttaaacccagacttggaccacacaccgtCTCCACTGAATAGAagactagtgattgctttgcaatgcttgcagttagccacgaTTCCTTCCAAACCGCTCATTGTTGAATTAGCGATTTCCAACTTGATGTGTAAtttttatgtccaatggccgatgagcactgatacgttttctctataatttatcttcatatgacaaggattgaaaaggatttgccagtagattgtcgacttgattcatgatgatgactgcttgtctagcttgctagctaagattttgaatgtatgatgttgacatgatcagtccaatgaaagctatggtagatataacgGCATTTGACGTCATTCTATCTATGGCCAATgacttgagccttcttggatgggcacttctaatgtaaatctatggcagcacctaagaggcttgaattttctagctctccctgtagattttgcggtgacgtggtgtccccatgagtgacagaacactgagccaatcaaggCGCAACTAGcaaacattaccaacccctacgctctttATGTTTCTGTCTTGCTAATGAGAAAGAAAATTATGTTGTCTTAATTGGTACTTACTTAGAATCAAgtgggtaaaacagaatgaaccaTCAAAATGAAAAGATAAAGATTTTTGTATCAATCAGACTTTATGGCACAGTAAACAGACAATTCACCATACTGAATTGAAAATACATTAATTGAGGGACTTACAGTATCTTCTGCAGTTTCCATGATGAGATCTTTATGATGATTCTAGTTCCCTGAACTGTTCAAGACAAAGTTTCTCTAATCTTATTTTTTTACCAGTTTTTGGGCCTGAGAGATTTAAAAATGTCCAGGATCTGAAAGGGACATAAGACCAGATGAACCCCATATTCATAACATTGTACATGGCCAGAAGTACTCTGAGGACGCACGATAGCCAGTCTTACAAGGGCATCAATTCATGAGAGCAGTGAGGAAAAACTGGGAAAATAAAAAAGTGTACAAATGATTGCTCTCATTTGCTAGCCCCACCTCTCcctcactcacaaacacacacacacacacacacacacacacacacacacacacacacacacacacacacacacacacacacacacacacacacacacacacacacacacacacacacacacagctcaaaaaTAACAGTGTCTCATGTTATGATCTTAAAATGGATTGACATTGGCACCTTAACAGAGCACTTTTGTGTAGAGTGACAGGATAGCAACGCCAGGCCATCAGTCAATATGTCTGTGTACCTCCTTATGCAAATAAATGAAGCACTAATTACCAGGTGTCGCCATGAAAACTTGTGCTGAGGGCAATCTTCATTGTATTTCCATACACTATGCTTCTCCTCTGCTTCACAATTAGATTCCCCCTGTCATTACGGTCTGAGGGGTGAGGACAGGGGCAGCGCTCCGTGCCTCAGTCAGTGTCTAATCACAGTCAATGGTATCTTAAAGGCAGTCAGCTAGCAGCACATTGATTGCAAACAATTTAACGGAGATTGGTCTTCTCAAACCTCCCGCCTCGTCAAGGACTCTCTTAGTATCACCAGCAGAGTGAAGCTTAAAGAAAGGACAGAAAAAAGCAAAGAGAATCACATTTCTAGAGAAACGTTACTTGTAGGCCAACATTAAACCTCGTTCACACATGGACATTCTCAGAATTCTGCTGACGGCCCGAAACAATCTCCTATATCCAATGTGTCTGAGGTGTGAGTGCAGTAATGGCATCTGTAATTTCACTCATCAAACCTACACATGTAGGCCTAGCTGTCTTGCTGTTACAGGGATCACCTGCTGTGTGTCGACGAGCAGTGACTGCTCTCGCTGATTCAATATGGTGGCTTGATTGGGAGTATTGAGACACTGAATCTAATTCACCATTAGCAGGAATAAACACACCACTAGAGGTGGCGCGTGTTGCTGTCATATTGctatcctctatccccctctatccctccataaAATACAGATTATTGGGTGTTGACTAAGACACAGGAACAGGGTCTTGGGGATAGCCTATGTTACATATTGTAGCGAACGGCAGGGCAGGGAAGCTGGTTGTGAAAGGCAAACGCCCTACGCATCGcgccaatagggttaacccacttggtgAGACTGGTAACGTGGCTCATATTGCAAGGCTCGCTACAATATTGAATAAACCTGACAGATGTCTTTGTTATTGATTGATCAATTAGTATGTGTAAAATGATTTAAGAAAAGGCTGAGGGGAAGAAAGGGTACAGGGATGTACAGTGGGGTGGTATAGGACAAGTTCTTTGTGTGAACATTTGGCCCCCTAGAAAAACTCTTGGACTTACACtgtctgggacacacacacattatcatgtatcatacatgttatcatgcacacatgcacggaggcacgcacacatacacatacacaaaataaccacatagctgttctctctgtgcCAACTTTACTGCCACCCCCTGTGCCAGAAAATAGGGGAACACAAATTATACAGAGTGGACCACCGAGGGCCTAGGTTGGCATGGACTCAGCCTCTGGCAGTGGAGTGGAAGACATTATTACTTAGTGTGAGCTTTTAATCCTTTGGCCTTTAATTTGCCAAGTCCCCACAAGTTACTTTATCTCAGCAGGTTAATCTGGATGCACACTGATGAATGGAGAATATCCTCTTGTCAAAATAACTGGAATAAAATTGAGGTCATACCACCCATTCTGCCAACACAAACATACTGAACTATTGTACAAAATAAAATGCCATTGTCACAGTGCTGTTGCAATGGTCTTTGATGCTCTTGAAAATACAACATGTTAAACATAATCAAACAAATGCATTCTCTACATTCTCTCTTTCACAAATTGTTCACTGCACTGTCACTCGATGTGAAGGCTGCTTAAGAAGTCTGTGTGTTGCGAggaaatgttggcaaatgtgTACATTGTCTTCTTAGCTGTGAAGAGGGGGTGTGTTGGGTATGGGGGTGTGTGAGGCAACACTTCATGACCCAAACCCCACCTCCCACCTcacctcccccacacacacagataatatAGTCTTTAGGCTGGGGGTCGCGAGGAGTATTGTTAAGAGGGGCCTTGCTTAAGGGAGGTCTGGGTAGACCCATTTATGCCCTtatccctcccctctccacccctccccatTCTCCTTTATCCTTCTATAAGCCCCGTTTATGCAAGCGTCCCAGGCCCCCGCATTCACAAATAGCAGCAGACACTACGGTCCCAACATGGTAAGTGCGACATTTACATAGATACCGAATACCAAATATTGAAACTGGATGTAATTCGATTGGTACATTTAGTTTTTGCATCCAGGTGTACTGTATGTTTGCATATGTATGCTTATCTTTTCCCTGTTATTTATAAGTGAAGTAAGGAAATTCTGGGCCGGCTTGGGGCTGTTTGTTTTGGTGCATGTCTTTGTTATGTACCACTACATTGGATCAATCCAATATGGTTTCCTTCGCACGGCAGGATACACTCCGAGTAAGGATTTTCAGATTACTCCCGTGTAAAAAGCATGAGTGTTTTCATACTCCAAAATGTTTGTTGAGGTGATTTTTATACAGATTAGTCCCATGTACCAGGTAGCGCTGCAGTTGTGGCTGCCCCCCTAAAATAGCTGCCGCGACAGTATTTCCACCTCTCCCTTTTCTTGGTTCGCTCCAGAGAGGATTTGCTTGGTAAGAGCTCTATGTTACAGTGTTTAAGCGTAGAGCTGAAGCATTCCTCTCTTATTGATTTAATGTGATGTGAAAAAAGAAACAAATTGGATTATGATTCATTTAGAAACAGGTGCACTGAAAACAAATATCATACACGTTCTAAATGTGCTGTACAATTGGTACACATAACAGCTTATGAATTATGTTTTTGTTAAACTCTTTTTGTGCAGCTTTTTGTGCATTCTAAGCAGGGAATATAAAATGTTGTAAAACTTCTCATATGTGTTTTTATGAAAAGAAGGGAAATGGGTTAACTATGTGAGgcgtatttatttcatttatgttTCACTCTGTTTTCCCTCTCCATTTTCACTCCCTGTAGGTCTTTTGATCGCGGTGCATCCAGTTTTGATTCCCTTCGGGCGTCTTACTGATGCTTGGCTGCACTTGAATAAAGAACCCTTCAAGTAGCACTCATCACCCCCAGCCATGAGGTTCCTGTGGCCCCTGTTCTTCCCCCTGTGCCTCCCTGTCCTGCCCAGCACCGAGGCCAAACGCCAGAGCTCCGACGACAAGACGTCGCAGCTCCCACCACCACCGGCAGGCAAGATGCCCAAGAACTCTGTCCCCAGCTCAGGAGGGTTCATCACAAAGGTTGGCCATAACTGTACTTGGGATGCGTCTGGGGAGGGCGTGGTGAATCTGCTGGTCAGCTGTAGCTCCGGGGAGCAGACCTACTGGTGCCGCTATGCTGGACAGCCAGACTTGTGCCAAGCCTACAGTGACAAGAAGGCACAGGTCAGGCACTGGAAACAACTGGTGGGCAAGCTGAAGAAGAGGAGCAATGCGTGCAAAGGGGAGAAGGTGCTGAAGACCCCCACCTGCAAGGCCCCCATGGAGTCCCACATGAAGCTTAAAGAGAAGGGCAAAGGCGGAGGAAAGAAGGATCCAGTGCCCCTGGTTCCTGAAATggtagagaaggaggagaagaaagaggataGGATTCCATTGTTGGAGGAGAGGGATTGGGATGGGGAGGTGAACGACATGGAGCCAGTGGAGAATTACTGTGCCGAGGGATGGCATTCTGTCTGTTCTTTCTTTGTAAGGTTTTTTGAAGGTTAAAGTCTTAAAGTTTTTGTAAGGTTAAAAAAGGGACAAACCTAATGAACTCTGTTGGGGAAAAACTCCACCTCTGTATCCAGGCTTACTTCTTTGCTAGGTAAACAAAAATGGTTTATATATAGCGATATAGAGCCTAAATATAGGACATAGAAATGTCTTGCGTTGTGTATTTTATTGTGAAACTAATCTTATTTTCTACAGACAATATTTGCTATTGTTCATTTGTAGTCACTAGACTTGTATCAGATTTATATTTTTGAACTTTAACACAACATACAAAATTATACCTGTGAATAAACATACCTTACTATATAAACATTTAACATTTGTTTGACTAGTTATTTTTTAGAAGCAGTTAATTAGAAGGACTATATGGATGATATGATTGCCTGTTATTTATATTGTCAAGTTCTATTCCAGTAGCTGGGGGAATACTATTATACTTGATTCAAATTTGTAATAGAATTGACAAGATCTTTGTGCTGTAGTGTGTACACTTGAGCATAACAAATTAATGGTAATGAGCATGAATAGGAGAATATTGAGAACATTTTAAGTATTTTCCCCATAGTTTATCCCTTGATATTGTTGCAATCACAGCTACATATTAGTTGCcagtaaataaaaaaatatcattATCAAAGCGATGTCAACATATCACAGGAAATACAGTTCTAAAAAATTGCTATCCCTGATAATCACTTTTTTTTCATGTCTATGTAAGTAGTGATAGGGTCATGTCTGTGACACCTCATGCACACTTAGAATATACATGCAGAAAAGGGTTCATTGAAAATGTCACAAGATTAAGATGAGATTAGTGTAAATACTTAATGGCAAACAAGACTCACACAATATCGTGGAAACCTGTTGTGATCTGTTTGAGGTGACACTGACACTGGCTCTCCACATTTTCACAATTGATTGCATGCTTTCTGTGAAATAAAGCAGTCTTATGACTACAGTAATAAGTGGATGTTTATAAATAGTTTTAAAAGTACCATCATATTTATCTGTGGCTCTACCATCTCTTTCTCATCCATGGTTTGATTGAGATTCTCTTCATGAGACAACTCTGTGTGGTTATCAATTGAAATGTTGTCTGTCTGTTCTAGAGTTGCTATGTGTATGATCTGGTAACCAGTGGCCACAGACAACAAACAGCCCATTGTGAGTTGCACTGCCAATGCTAGCAGATGGCAGGGGGCACTATATATCAGTTACAAACAATTCAATCAAAGAGactaatcttttttttttgtgttggGATCATAGAATTCCAGCTAATCTGTTTAAGTGTCCTATTTTGTTCAGGTTAGCAACACAAacatgtgtgtgtccatgtgtggtCTCTGTGAAATGTATGTGATGATGACCAATCGGAAGGTGGGTTTGTGAATAGAAAGAGGATGGGCTTAGAGTCATGGTGTGAATTGTCCCACAAAGGCACTCCTCCCGCCTGAACCAGCATTTTCTTGCAGGGGGTTGATATCTATCTGTCTCTCATTAACAGACTGATTATACACCTCTGAAAGCAGTACATATCATGTTCATTTCCAAGTAGACTATTGTTTGGGTCAGCTACTCAATCCCAATCAACTCGCAATAGAGAAAACAGTTTGTTCCTCAGATCTAATatataatgatgtgcaaaaagTTATGATGATATTCCTTCGATAGCACAGCCAAGCATGCCCCGAACCTCTCTAAGTCCTTCATTTACATCTGCAGTGCATATATCAttaggacagacagacaaacacaaatacacacacacacacacacacaggagagtaATGCCAATACGCCCCTCTCAACCCAGGATCCTGTCTTTAGACTCCTCTCCAGGGGGGCTCTTCTCTCCACAGTCGCTCCTTTGTCCCTCATACATTAAATAGAGCAGTGATTACTTACATGCCTCTGCCCTGGCAGTAGGGCCTCCCCCAGAATAACTAAGGAAGAACCTGCATGCACTACTAGGGCCCTATTCTCACTATGAGATGGAGTCTGAGGAGCAGCGTGGCGATAAAGAGTTTTACTTTTCAATTCACATGACATCCTTGCCTTACCTTTCGTCGTGGATGGCAATGCAACAATCTTAGTCTGCAGCTCAAATTGACCGTAAATATCACAGTAGCCACTAGCAAGTAAGCACAAACTACTTAACAATCCGAGcaaataatgcaacaattcacaAGAATGTGTAGActattaaattgtttattttctaGTCCGTACACATCAAATTAGCTGACAATACAGAGCTAactcctgctagctagctagctagctagctaacaacatgcTTCATGTAGGGTGTTAGAGGGGTAAAAATAAACATTACTTTTATAACTGAACTGATACAGCAGTCTATTAGAAGCACAGTGCACTTTGTTTCATGCCTTTAGGCCTTACCATTGCGGAGATATTACAATTTGTGTGTATGAATTCTGTGTCAAACGGTCGTGGGAGATAATGCACAGGTAAATGGCGAAAACTTTTCCAAAAATGGAACCAAAATGACACAGGTGGACTCAGATGAACAGAAACTGAAATATCTCAAGATAGGAATGTCCTATCAATATGACATTTTCAGGGGTTAtacattaatctgaacatgttCAAATGAAATAGgattcattcggaaagtattcagaccatttgactttttccacattttgttatgttacagccttattctaaaatagattatttttttaaacatcccctcattaatctacacacaataccccataatgacaaagctaaaaccgATTTGTGGAAATTTTAGCATatatattaaatataaaaaactgaaatattacattcagataagtattcagaccctttactcagtactttgttgaagcacctttggcagagattacagcctcaagtcttcttgggtatgactccacaaggtgaccaagaatccgatggtcactctgacagagctctagagttcctctgtggagatgggagaaccttccagaaggacaaccatctctgcagcgctccaccaatcaggcctttatggtagagacacatgacagcccgcttggagtttgcaaaaaggcagctaaagactctcagaccatgagaaacaagattctttggtctgatgaaaccaacattgaactctttagcctgaatgccaagcgtcacgtctggaggaaacctgacaccatccctacggtgaagcatggtggtggcagcatcatgctgtggggatgtttttcagcagcagggactgggagactagtcaggatcgagggaaagaagaACGgtgtaaagtacagagagatccttcatgaaaacctgccccagagcactcaggacctcagactggggcgaaggttcaccttccaacaggacaacgaccctaagcacacagccaagacaacgcaggagtggctatgggacgtctctaaatgtccttgagtggcccagtcagagccaagacttgaacccgatcgaacatctctggagagacctgaaaatagctgtgcagcaacgctccctatccaacctgacagtgcttgagaggatttgcagagaggaattggtttcatcagaccagagaatcttgtttctcatggtctgagagtctttaggtgccttttggcaaacttcaatcgggctgtcatgtgccttttactgaggagtggcttccgtctggcaactctaccataaaggtctgattgatggagtactgcagagatggttgtccttctggaaggttctcccatctccacagaggaactctggagctctatcagagtgaccatcgggttcttggtcacctccctgaacaaggcccttctcctccgattgctcagtttggccaggaggccagctgtaggaagagtcttggtgattccatacctcttccatttaagaatgatggaggccactgtgctcttggggacctccaatgctgcagaaatgttttggtcccttccccagatctgtgccttgacacaatcctgtgtcggagctttacagacaattccttcgacctcatggcttggtttttgctctgacatgcactgccaactgtgggaccttatatagacaggtgtgtactgttccaaatcatgtccaatcaattgaatttaccacaggtggactccaatcaagttgtagaaacatctcaaggatgatcaatggaaacaggatgcacctgatctcaatttcgagtctcattgcaaagggtctgaatacttatgtaaataaggtatttctgttctttattgtaaatacatttgcacaattttctaaaaaccagttttcgctttgtcagtatggggtattgcgtgtagattgatgaggatgttttatttatttaatccattttagaataaggctgtaacgtaagaaaatgtggaaaaagtcaaggggtctgaatactttccgaaggcactgtgacttcagaaagtattcacacccctttactttttccacgttttgttgtagtacagcatgaatttaaaatagattaaatagagattttgtgtcactggactacacacattaccccataatgtttacaaattaataagatgaaagtctgtacagaataaaactattccaaaacattCATCCTCTTTGCAATAAGTCACTAAAGCAAATCATTTGGCAaataaatgaactttatgtcctgaatacaaagcgttatgtttggggcaaatccaacacaacacatcactgactaccactcttcatattttcaggcatggtggtggctgtatcatgttatgggtatgcttgtcatcagcaagaaCTAGGTAGTTTTAttgtataaaaataaatggaatagagccaagcacaggcaaaatcctagcggAAAACtgagttcagtctgctttccaacagacactgggagacaaattcacctttcatcaggacaataacctaaaacacaaggccaagaatacactggatttgcttaccaagacgaaattgaatgttcctgagtggcctaattacagtttggacttaaattggcttgaaaatctatggcaagacttgaacatggctgtctagcaatgatcaacaaccaacttaacagagcttgattattttttaaagaataatgtgcaaatattggtatcaaatacattaaacacatggtttccatgtgtttgatgccattccatttgctccattccagccattattatgagccgtcctcccctcagcagcctccactggtgtgaatacttatgtaaatgagatactgtatttatgttttcactttgtcattatggggtattgtgcgcaGATGTGTGTTAGAAaatcgatttaatccattttgaattca belongs to Coregonus clupeaformis isolate EN_2021a chromosome 1, ASM2061545v1, whole genome shotgun sequence and includes:
- the LOC121583287 gene encoding fibroblast growth factor-binding protein 2; translation: MRFLWPLFFPLCLPVLPSTEAKRQSSDDKTSQLPPPPAGKMPKNSVPSSGGFITKVGHNCTWDASGEGVVNLLVSCSSGEQTYWCRYAGQPDLCQAYSDKKAQVRHWKQLVGKLKKRSNACKGEKVLKTPTCKAPMESHMKLKEKGKGGGKKDPVPLVPEMVEKEEKKEDRIPLLEERDWDGEVNDMEPVENYCAEGWHSVCSFFVRFFEG